From the genome of Thermodesulfovibrionales bacterium:
ACTTCCGGGTCGTCATCCTTGAGCAGGCCGAGAAGGGACGTCAGGGCCCTCGCCCCGAGAGCCGTAAAAAACTCCATAGCCGCATTTCTCCGGGCCGCATCCTCATGGTCTCTCAAGGCCTCTTCAAGAAAGGGGAGATACGCCTTTTCAGGGTAGGCAAGAAGAGACTTTATCGCATCATTTCTTGCCCACCAATCAGCACTGCTCAATCCTTTCAGTAGGCCTTGAATCTCCTCCATATCCGTTGCCTCACGCCTGTCTTCTCGGGGTAGTAGAAC
Proteins encoded in this window:
- a CDS encoding HEAT repeat domain-containing protein yields the protein MEEIQGLLKGLSSADWWARNDAIKSLLAYPEKAYLPFLEEALRDHEDAARRNAAMEFFTALGARALTSLLGLLKDDDPEV